The following proteins come from a genomic window of Geminicoccaceae bacterium SCSIO 64248:
- a CDS encoding peptidylprolyl isomerase, whose translation MADSSLEDHLYLDLKGGRVTIKLRPDLAPKHVSRIKDLVREGFYDGIVFHRVIPGFMAQTGDPTGTGRGGSGQNLPAEFTKAPFERGAVGMARAQDPNSGDSQFFICFAPARFLDGQYTVWGEVTDGMEHVDGIAPGEPPRQPDSIVKLQVAADAA comes from the coding sequence ATGGCCGACAGCAGCCTCGAGGACCATCTCTATCTCGACCTCAAGGGCGGGCGCGTCACCATCAAGCTCCGTCCGGACCTGGCCCCCAAGCACGTTTCGCGGATCAAGGACCTGGTTCGCGAGGGCTTCTATGACGGCATCGTCTTCCATCGCGTGATCCCGGGCTTCATGGCTCAGACGGGCGATCCGACCGGCACGGGGCGCGGCGGCTCCGGCCAGAATCTGCCGGCCGAGTTCACCAAGGCGCCGTTCGAGCGCGGCGCGGTTGGCATGGCGCGCGCGCAGGACCCGAACTCCGGCGATTCGCAGTTCTTCATCTGCTTCGCGCCCGCCCGTTTCCTCGACGGCCAGTACACGGTCTGGGGCGAGGTGACCGACGGCATGGAGCATGTCGACGGCATCGCGCCTGGGGAGCCGCCGCGCCAGCCGGACAGCATCGTCAAGCTGCAGGTCGCTGCCGACGCCGCTTGA
- a CDS encoding DUF3416 domain-containing protein has translation MHNRADPKRSGTALDMTQGARLYGFVPHFAGPIDQWSAQLDRIAALGFDWLALDPFHPVDGQGALLDPTALSPDLQPADGGDWRDAFRAFVREAEGKGLAVLVDLDLVERSPASGIARERPDWLQTVPAPLAAGDLPPDPRPPGEEPPARLAWARADMRPELVDYAREVIAGYRALGIRGFRCLSAGRIPGNIWRELIAESQAEEECLFLADVIGQPYTTLGHLEAAGFALVTSSSRWWDFTGPWLLDETAALEHIAPILAFPDHRSGPRLTDEIGGESERRERHCRFRLAFAATFGTAFYMPMGFEYGVAVAHEAGHARPGDWRFIQDTARFDLSADVAALNKARNAAHALGASTPLRMASAPERWPLAFVRWDLPASGFAEDAVLVVANPDEAQPVAADIGAMTVASGGFGPWQEVTGGDGATIAAPGTALPLMPLEVRILRASKRAFVPAPDDQQAALARLEELAADRVAIEAVEPEIDGGRFPVKRVVGEVVTVEADIFCDGHDVIDAALLSRPSGETRWTEAPMRFVDNDRWAGSLPLQTIGRTQYTIVAWRDLFAAWRRDTLKKVDAGLNVDLETIEGEDLVKASRDAAEAGSTAATTLGAMAKKLDEAGDPPVRLQLLLSEDTLHAMRRHGVRTNLSRYGRELEVVVDRPLAASAAWYELFPRSQSGAPDVHGTFDDVIKRLPEIRDMGFDVLYFPPIHPIGSTNRKGRNNTLTPTPDDPGSPYAIGALEGGHDAVLPELGGLDAFKRLVDAAKEHGLELALDFAIQCSPDHPWIKQHPEWFDWRPDGTIKFAENPPKKYEDIVNVHFYRKALPDLWYALRDITLFWIENGVRIFRVDNPHTKPFPFWEWMIREVQDRHPDAMFLAEAFTRPKVMARLAKVGFTQSYSYFTWRNEKAGLVEYLTELTQGPSADVMRPNFFVNTPDINPPYLQKGGRAAHLTRLVLGATLGGVYGVFEPFMVCDATPVPGKEEYLDSEKYQIRVWDLDQPGNIKAEVTAINRARRQNPALRQFTGLEFVTAWNDNIVAYVKRTPSGDNAVLVAVNLDYAHAQEASVELPLWRFGLPDHGAVTAFDLLTGERQRWQGKMQYLRLDPAARPFGMWRLTPVA, from the coding sequence TTGCATAATCGAGCCGACCCGAAACGGAGTGGCACAGCACTCGACATGACCCAGGGCGCTCGTCTCTACGGATTCGTTCCGCACTTCGCCGGCCCCATCGACCAATGGTCCGCCCAGCTGGACCGGATCGCGGCGTTGGGCTTCGACTGGCTGGCCCTCGATCCGTTCCATCCGGTCGACGGCCAAGGCGCGCTTCTGGACCCGACGGCGCTAAGCCCGGATCTCCAGCCGGCGGACGGCGGCGACTGGCGGGACGCGTTTCGCGCCTTCGTCCGCGAGGCCGAGGGCAAGGGACTTGCGGTTCTGGTCGACCTCGATCTGGTTGAGCGTTCGCCCGCCAGCGGGATCGCTCGGGAACGGCCCGACTGGCTGCAGACGGTGCCCGCGCCTCTCGCGGCGGGCGACCTGCCGCCGGATCCGCGTCCGCCCGGCGAGGAGCCTCCGGCCCGGCTCGCCTGGGCGCGAGCCGACATGCGGCCCGAGTTGGTCGATTACGCCCGAGAGGTGATCGCCGGTTATCGCGCCTTGGGGATACGCGGTTTCCGGTGCCTGAGCGCGGGCCGGATACCGGGCAACATCTGGCGTGAGTTGATCGCGGAAAGCCAGGCCGAGGAGGAATGCCTGTTCCTGGCCGACGTGATCGGGCAGCCCTACACGACACTCGGCCACCTCGAAGCCGCCGGTTTCGCGCTCGTTACCAGCTCCTCGCGGTGGTGGGACTTCACGGGCCCGTGGCTGCTCGACGAGACGGCCGCGCTCGAGCACATCGCGCCGATCCTCGCGTTTCCCGATCACCGGTCCGGGCCGAGGCTGACCGACGAGATCGGTGGCGAGTCGGAGAGGCGCGAACGTCATTGCCGATTCCGGCTGGCCTTCGCCGCCACGTTCGGCACCGCTTTCTACATGCCGATGGGGTTCGAATACGGTGTCGCCGTGGCGCACGAGGCCGGTCACGCTCGGCCAGGCGACTGGCGATTCATCCAGGACACCGCGCGCTTCGATCTGTCCGCCGACGTCGCCGCGTTGAACAAAGCGCGCAACGCGGCGCACGCCCTGGGCGCGAGCACGCCCTTGCGCATGGCCAGCGCGCCGGAGCGGTGGCCGCTCGCCTTCGTGCGCTGGGATCTGCCGGCGTCGGGCTTTGCCGAGGATGCCGTTCTGGTCGTCGCCAATCCCGACGAGGCCCAGCCGGTCGCCGCCGATATCGGCGCCATGACCGTGGCGTCGGGCGGCTTCGGCCCGTGGCAGGAGGTGACGGGAGGCGACGGCGCAACCATTGCCGCGCCGGGCACCGCGCTGCCGCTCATGCCCCTCGAGGTCCGCATTCTGCGCGCGAGCAAGCGGGCCTTCGTGCCGGCGCCCGACGACCAGCAGGCCGCCCTGGCGCGCCTCGAGGAGCTCGCGGCGGATCGCGTCGCGATCGAGGCCGTCGAGCCCGAGATCGACGGCGGCCGCTTTCCGGTCAAGCGCGTGGTCGGCGAGGTGGTGACGGTCGAGGCCGACATCTTCTGCGACGGCCATGACGTGATCGACGCCGCTCTCCTGTCGCGTCCGTCGGGCGAGACGCGCTGGACGGAAGCGCCGATGCGCTTCGTCGACAACGATCGCTGGGCCGGCAGCCTGCCGCTGCAGACGATCGGCCGGACCCAGTACACCATCGTCGCCTGGCGCGACCTGTTCGCGGCCTGGCGGCGGGACACTTTGAAGAAGGTCGATGCCGGCCTCAATGTCGACCTCGAGACGATCGAGGGCGAGGATCTCGTCAAGGCCTCGCGCGACGCGGCGGAGGCGGGCTCCACCGCGGCCACGACCTTGGGGGCCATGGCGAAGAAGCTGGATGAGGCCGGCGATCCGCCGGTCCGGCTCCAGCTTCTCTTGAGCGAGGACACCCTCCATGCCATGCGCCGGCATGGCGTGCGCACCAACCTGTCGCGCTACGGCCGGGAGCTCGAGGTCGTCGTGGACCGTCCGCTCGCCGCCTCGGCCGCCTGGTACGAGCTGTTTCCGCGCTCGCAGAGCGGCGCGCCCGATGTCCACGGCACGTTCGACGACGTCATCAAGCGCCTGCCCGAGATCCGGGACATGGGCTTCGATGTCCTCTACTTCCCGCCGATCCATCCGATCGGCAGCACCAACCGCAAGGGACGCAACAACACGTTGACGCCGACGCCGGACGACCCCGGCAGTCCCTACGCGATCGGCGCGCTGGAGGGCGGCCACGACGCGGTGCTGCCGGAGCTCGGCGGGCTGGACGCCTTCAAGCGCCTGGTCGACGCCGCCAAGGAGCACGGGCTGGAGCTTGCGCTCGACTTCGCCATCCAGTGCTCGCCCGACCATCCCTGGATCAAGCAGCATCCGGAATGGTTCGACTGGCGTCCGGACGGCACGATCAAGTTCGCCGAGAACCCGCCGAAGAAGTACGAGGACATCGTCAACGTCCACTTCTACCGCAAGGCGCTGCCGGACCTGTGGTACGCGCTGCGCGACATCACGCTGTTCTGGATCGAGAACGGTGTGCGCATCTTCCGCGTCGACAACCCGCACACCAAGCCGTTCCCGTTCTGGGAGTGGATGATCCGCGAGGTCCAGGACCGCCATCCCGACGCCATGTTCCTGGCGGAAGCGTTCACGCGGCCGAAGGTGATGGCGCGGCTGGCGAAGGTCGGCTTCACGCAGAGCTACAGCTACTTCACGTGGCGCAACGAGAAGGCCGGGCTGGTCGAATATCTGACCGAGCTGACCCAGGGGCCGTCCGCGGACGTCATGCGGCCGAACTTCTTCGTCAACACGCCGGACATCAATCCGCCTTACCTGCAAAAGGGCGGCCGCGCCGCGCATTTGACCCGATTGGTCCTCGGCGCCACGCTAGGCGGCGTGTACGGCGTGTTCGAACCCTTCATGGTCTGCGACGCGACGCCCGTGCCGGGCAAGGAGGAGTATCTGGATTCCGAGAAGTACCAGATCCGGGTCTGGGATCTCGACCAGCCCGGCAACATCAAGGCCGAAGTCACGGCGATCAACCGGGCGCGGCGCCAGAACCCGGCCTTGCGTCAGTTCACCGGGTTGGAATTCGTCACGGCCTGGAACGACAACATCGTCGCGTACGTCAAGCGGACGCCGTCCGGCGACAACGCGGTCCTCGTCGCGGTCAATCTCGACTACGCTCATGCCCAGGAGGCGAGCGTCGAGCTTCCCCTGTGGCGCTTTGGCCTGCCGGACCACGGCGCGGTGACCGCGTTTGACCTCTTGACCGGAGAGCGGCAGCGTTGGCAGGGCAAGATGCAGTATCTGAGGCTTGATCCCGCGGCCCGGCCCTTCGGCATGTGGCGTCTCACGCCGGTGGCCTAA